The following coding sequences are from one Rutidosis leptorrhynchoides isolate AG116_Rl617_1_P2 chromosome 11, CSIRO_AGI_Rlap_v1, whole genome shotgun sequence window:
- the LOC139874859 gene encoding uncharacterized protein, which produces MVDTIISGMLTVLMEKLNSEEIFGSKLDKLKITLARIQPLLADACKKYITDRTVKVWLEDLQHLAYDIEDLLDEMATGGNKEELLRMLLRDEACKSNFVSIVDVFDVFNISLAIYQSVSGVDRKFYNLNELQWALSEKLSKKRFLIVLDDVCSENYSLWKLLNSPFLTGAPGSRIIVTSLKEMVARMMDSTHIFCVNLSSYHESLSLFAQHAQVDINILSQPQHERVIDAILNKCKRMPIALVMLGRYFSYRTNVEEWDEELKSELWNLREDDQWFLPTLKICYYDLSPRLNQMFAYCSIFPKDYDFYADECSEDKSRYTMHDLVYDVTMSVAGEFLCVVESDVIIGGDNGLKISELKNLSHLHGMKKTEYQVLEKLNPHNELKTLKIMFYGGVKFPSWVGDQSFVQLTELTLRGCEHRTQLPSLRHLRALKKLFVESMNKVVTIGPELLGFPLLKVLEFKDMEGWEKWFINSDETWATKSYACLHEISLVNYMKLKVESKQLIPSLKVLHIQKCSTQVLQSMVGLSSSVVTLTVEDIVWPQLPVQVLENLVAVENLSIKCCDDMRFLWKSGSNTSNFLTSLQKLEVSFGKMLVTIVDKDVSMESVKEVNIHDCERLNHYECPNSIERIAARINNVAGAIDQ; this is translated from the exons ATGGTTGATACCATTATTAGTGGTATGCTCACTGTGCTGATGGAGAAACTAAACTCTGAAGAAATCTTCGGTTCCAAGTTAGACAAATTGAAGATAACCTTGGCCAGGATCCAACCTCTGCTTGCTGATGCATGTAAGAAGTACATAACAGATCGCACTGTTAAAGTGTGGCTAGAAGATCTACAGCACCTGGCTTATGACATAGAAGATTTACTTGATGAAATGGCCACC GGAGGGAATAAAGAGGAACTGCTCAGGATGTTGTTGAGGGATGAAGCATGTAAATCGAATTTTGTGTCCATAGTTG ATGTTTTTGATGTATTCAATATTAGCCTGGCTATTTATCAATCTGTCAGTGGGGTAGATAGAAAATTTTATAACCTCAATGAGCTTCAATGGGCTCTTAGTGAAAAACTTTCAAAGAAAAGGTTTCTAATTGTTCTAGATGATGTGTGTTCTGAAAATTACTCGCTATGGAAACTCCTCAACAGTCCTTTTCTAACAGGGGCTCCTGGAAGTAGAATTATCGTGACATCCCTTAAGGAGATGGTTGCACGCATGATGGACTCTACACATATTTTCTGTGTGAATCTTTCGTCATATCATGAATCTCTATCCTTATTTGCTCAACATGCACAGGTTGATATAAACATCCTTTCACAACCCCAGCATGAAAGAGTTATTGATGCTATCCTTAACAAATGTAAAAGGATGCCTATAGCTTTGGTAATGTTAGGGAGGTATTTCAGTTATAGAACAAATGTTGAAGAATGGGATGAGGAGTTGAAAAGTGAGTTGTGGAATTTAAGGGAAGATGATCAATGGTTTCTTCCGACTCTAAAAATATGCTACTATGATCTGTCTCCTCGATTAAATCAGATGTTTGCATACTGTTCCATATTCCCTAAAGACTATGACTTCTATGCAGATGAA TGTTCAGAGGATAAGTCGCGATACACAATGCATGACTTGGTATATGACGTCACCATGAGTGTTGCAGGAGAATTTTTGTGTGTGGTGGAAAGTGATGTCATTATTGGAGGCGACAATGGGTTAAAAATATCTGAGCTTAAGAACCTATCACATCTTCATG GGATGAAAAAAACTGAATATCAAGTGCTTGAAAAGCTAAACCCTCATAATGAGTTGAAAACCCTAAAGATTATGTTCTATGGGGGAGTGAAATTTCCAAGTTGGGTCGGGGATCAGTCATTTGTGCAGTTAACAGAGCTCACATTACGTGGTTGTGAACATCGTACGCAGCTACCATCACTTAGACATCTAAGAGCACTTAAGAAGTTGTTTGTTGAAAGCATGAATAAGGTTGTCACTATAGGCCCTGAGTTACTTGGTTTTCCATTACTTAAAGTTTTGGAATTCAAAGATATGGAAGGTTGGGAGAAATGGTTTATCAACAGTGATGAAACTTGGGCCACCAAATCTTATGCTTGTCTTCATGAGATTTCATTGGTAAATTATATGAAACTTAAGGTAGAGTCAAAACAGTTGATACCGTCACTCAAGGTTTTACATATACAAAAATGCTCTACACAAGTGTTACAAAGCATGGTTGGTCTATCTTCATCAGTTGTTACACTGACTGTGGAGGATATTGTATGGCCTCAACTACCTGTACAAGTTTTAGAGAATCTTGTGGCTGTTGAAAATCTAAGCATCAAGTGTTGTGATGATATGAGATTTTTATGGAAATCAGGATCGAACACGTCCAACTTTCTAACTAGTTTACAAAAGTTGGAAGTGTCATTTGGTAAAATGTTGGTAACAATTGTAGATAAGGATGTTAGCATGGAATCTGTTAAAGAAGTGAATATCCATGACTGTGAGAGATTAAATCATTATGAATGTCCAAATAGTATTGAAAG AATTGCTGCAAGGATAAACAATGTTGCAGGCGCGATTGATCAATGA